One part of the Vitis riparia cultivar Riparia Gloire de Montpellier isolate 1030 chromosome 6, EGFV_Vit.rip_1.0, whole genome shotgun sequence genome encodes these proteins:
- the LOC117916362 gene encoding zinc finger CCHC domain-containing protein 7-like yields MGRRQKPKAKIDHQEGEEGANSSRSVIYLSSSDDEEANEDLSLKIVEKAMKRASKRNHNDAVLASRSAVIDLGSSPSEEAEVITDRSGPTTDDDAEVKSKKKKSRKEKRANKNIENQEKTDEILMEEKKGESDKALEILKMVEPNPVEGSDNIVLRKLLRGPRYFDPPDSGWGACYNCGEEGHNAVNCASVKRKKPCFVCGSLEHNAKQCMKGQDCFICKKGGHRAKDCPEKHRSGSQNSKICLKCGDSRHDMFSCRNDYSPEDLKEIQCYICKSFGHLCCVNYVDTGPIEPSCYKCGQLGHTGLACARLNAETADVQTPSSCYRCGEQGHFARECKSSTKVSKRNSEVSTQSRRFLKEDKDKLGFKSAPKDLGMGRKRKKPWYEERGNITPRKPKQRGGWITEDPGDSPRKAKVKSWRSPATPTNKNHKRPMLTAGHYTSSQSSKNTQKFYSRNSTWQGSANASQHRFSASRFGSSSSDAVRRHYDWW; encoded by the exons ATGGGGAGGAGACAGAAGCCTAAAGCAAAGATAGATCACCAAGAAGGTGAAGAAGGAGCGAATTCTTCAAGGTCCGTCATCTACCTGAGCAGCAGCGACGATGAAGAAGCCAACGAAGATCTGAGCTTGAAAATCGTGGAGAAAGCTATGAAGAGAGCGTCCAAGAGGAATCACAACGATGCCGTTTTGGCTAGTCGCAGTGCTGTGATCGATCTGGGTTCCTCGCCTTCGGAAGAGGCCGAAGTGATCACAGATAGGAGCGGGCCCACCACGGACGATGATGCGGAGGTGAAgagtaagaagaagaaaagtagGAAGGAGAAGAGGGCGAACAAGAACATAGAAAATCAGGAGAAAACT GATGAAATTTTGATGGAGGAAAAGAAGGGAGAGTCGGATAAAGCATTAGAGATACTTAAAATGGTGGAACCAAATCCTGTTGAGGGTAGCGACAATATTGTCCTTCGGAAGCTTCTt CGAGGGCCAAGATATTTTGATCCTCCAGATAGTGGCTGGGGAGCATGCTATAATTGTGGTGAAGAAGGTCATAATGCAGTGAATTGTGCATCTGTTAAGCGGAAAAAGCCGTGCTTTGTTTGTGGGAGTTTGGAGCATAATGCAAAGCAGTGCATGAag GGGCAAGATTGTTTTATTTGCAAAAAAGGAGGCCACCGAGCAAAAGATTGTCCTGAGAAGCACAGAAGTGGttcacaaaattctaaaatatgtttaaaatgtGGAGATTCTAGGCATGATATGTTTTCATGCAGGAATGATTATTCTCCTGAAGATCTCAAG GAAATACAATGTTACATTTGCAAGAGTTTTGGTCATCTATGTTGTGTCAACTATGTTGATACTGGTCCAATAGAACCTTCTTGCTATAAATGTGGTCAGTTGGGCCATACTGGTTTG GCATGTGCAAGGTTAAATGCAGAGACCGCTGATGTGCAGACACCCAGTTCATGCTATAGATGTGGCGAACAAGGTCACTTCGCTCGTGAATGCAAAAGTTCCACTAAG GTTAGCAAGAGAAATTCTGAAGTATCTACACAAAGTCGGAGATTTCTTAAAGAAGATAAGGACAAGTTAGGATTCAAGTCTGCACCAAAAGATCTTGGTATGGGTCGTAAAAGGAAAAAGCCCTGGTACGAAGAAAGGGGAAATATCACTCCGCGTAAACCAAAACAAAGAGGTGGCTGGATTACAGAGGATCCAGGAGATTCCCCTAGGAAAGCCAAAGTGAAGAGTTGGAGATCTCCTGCAACACCAACAAATAAGAATCACAAGAGACCTATGTTAACTGCTGGTCATTACACAAGTTCGCAGTCTTCTAAAAATACCCAGAAGTTCTATTCTAGAAATTCAACTTGGCAAGGATCAGCAAATGCTTCTCAGCATAGATTTTCTGCGTCAAGGTTTGGCAGCTCTAGCAGTGATGCTGTGAGGAGACATTATGATTGGTGGTAg